From a single Stomoxys calcitrans chromosome 4, idStoCalc2.1, whole genome shotgun sequence genomic region:
- the LOC106084224 gene encoding uncharacterized protein LOC106084224, giving the protein MSLFQMKWLRRLVRQNTKPIPEVEALKWKRRLSLMYALVAWNAFGFVCYMAFTGKGDWAHYYGYKSDEEKHESQALQFSKRLNVEKGKIIRYSGFKKVEELEFDNTKEK; this is encoded by the coding sequence ATGTCATTGTTTCAAATGAAATGGCTTCGTCGGTTGGTGAGACAAAATACTAAACCCATTCCGGAAGTGGAAGCCCTAAAATGGAAGCGACGTCTGAGTTTGATGTATGCTCTTGTAGCTTGGAATGCGTTCGGTTTCGTATGCTACATGGCCTTTACTGGTAAAGGCGATTGGGCGCACTACTATGGATACAAATCTGATGAGGAAAAACATGAATCCCAAGCCCTACAATTTAGCAAGCGTCTAAATgttgaaaaaggaaaaattataaGGTATTCCGGATTTAAGAAGGTAGAGGAGCTGGAATTTGATAATACTAAAGAAAAGTGA